Part of the Nostoc sp. ATCC 53789 genome, AAATCAAAGTAAGATTTGATTTATACCAAAGTAATCCATTTACTGAGATTTATTTCCTGGTTGATTAACTTTCTCTGTTGTAGGAGAGATTTGACGCTCGTAACTTGTCTTTTCTTGAGTTAGGGCGATCGCACTAAAGAAAATGGCACTTCCTACAGCCAAGGCTACCATCGGACGCTTGAGCAAGACAAAATCTCTGATAATCCTAGCTAAAGGTCGGCTTTGACGACGTAGCGACGAAGCAATCATCAGTTGTCTCCAAGTAAATGGATCGCGTACATAATGACCGCTTTGGCAAACTACTAGCCTTTCCTGGCAATAGGGACAGCAAAACAAGCCCATGCGCGTTTTAACTGGTTTGGGAGTGGCATTTCTTTGGCAAATTGGGCAAGTAACATAATGATTATCAAAGGTGTGTATATTCATTTACCTCGTCCGCCTAGTCCATTTACTCGCTCTATAAGAATAGCTATATTGAATCGATCAATACTTAGCAGACTTCCAAGTATGGTCTGACAACAGCCATAAATCATACATACATTGTATTACTACCAAGGATGGCTCAATGGTCGCAACACGAGTATAGCTAGATTTAGGCAAGGATGACTCCTAGTTAATGTTTGCAGGTGTACCCACCCAGACCACAAAAACTTTGTTGTCTCTAGAAAAAATAGTGTTGGCGCTCACTCGCACCCCACCAGGGATCTTTGCCCCTCAAATAATAATTGTCTCCCATTTAACCATTCTCCCCACAAAAATTTTGCACAATGACATTTTTTGCTAAAGCTTTGTAAATTAAGCAAATAAAGTCTACTTGTCTGGTTGCTAAATAATGGCTCACAATGAGAAGTAACAGATAAAAATTTAAATTTTTTCTTACATTTACCCCGCCTCTCAATGACTCTCCTGCCTCCCACTCAACTGAGGAAGGTAACGGAACAACCTGCATTTCCTACACCTTCTGCTCATTTAGCTCACCTAATTAATCGTTTTCAACCATCCCCAGAAACAGTTGTCCTGTTTTTAGCCATGCTCATTGGCGGTGGTACGGGTATGGGTGTAGTCACCTTTCACTATTTAATCCAGTTGATTCACCAGTTGATGCTGGAAAATTTAATGGGTCAAATCGGTGTCTGGGGTGCTTGGACTTTAGCCTGCGTTCCCACCCTTGGCGGGTTAATCGTTGGCTTGATGCGCTGGCGCACTCAAGACTTTGGCCCTGGACTTTCATCTCTCATCGCCGCTTCTCAGGGAAAAGATATTAAGCGACCACTACGACCAGTTACGAAAATGCTGGCCGCATCTGTTTCTTTGGGGAGCGGTGCTTCTTTGGGGCCAGAGGGGCCGAGTGTAGAAATTGGCGCAAATTTTGGGATGTTGTTCTCTGTAATCCTCAATGTATCTCAAGAGCGACAACGTTTGCTGTTGGGTGCTGGCGCGGCGGCTGGACTGGCGGCGGGATTTAACGCTCCCATTGCTGGAGTATTTTTTGCCTTAGAAGTGGTGATGGGAGCGACATCTTTCGCTACTTCTGCGGTAAGTGTGGTACTGCTAGCGGCGGTGGTAGCAGCATTAATTGCCCAAATTGGTTTGGGGGCACAACCTGCTTTTGATTTACCTGCTTACCAAGTCCGTAGTCCTTTGGAATTACCCCTTTATCTTGGTTTGGGTTTAGGGGCCAGCCTTGTTTCTCTGGCTTATACTCAATTAATTCGTTTAGCAAAAGCCTGCTTTGCTGGAAAGGTTCGAGGTTTTGCCTTTTTGGGACGAATTCCTGAGCCAATTCATCCAATTATTGGCGGTGTGATAATTGGTGCAGTTGCTTTGCATTTTCCACAAATTTTGGGTGTGGGTTATGAAACTGTAGAAGCAATGCTTCAGGATGTGGAGTTTCCACTCTCCTTGTTGGTGGTGCTGTTGGTGGTAAAGCTACTGATGACTGCAATTAGTGCGGGTAGTGGTTTCATTGGCGGTTTGTTTGCACCAGCCATGTTTTTAGGTGCTTCTTTTGGTTCAGCGTATGCCAAACTTTTAGCCGTGGCATTCCCGACTATTTGCGATCAAATGGCGGCTCCCCCTGCTTACGCAATGGTAGGAATGGCAGCAGTACTAGCTGCTAGTGTCAGAGCGCCGTTAACGGCTATTTTAATGCTGTTTGAATTAACCCGTGACTATCGCATTGTTTTACCGTTGATGGCAGCTGTGGGTTTGAGTGTTTGGCTAGTAGAAAGGATTAAACCAACTTTTAACTCTAACTCTAATCTACAACAAATTGGTCTTTCGGAATTGAAAGATGAACAAGCGGAAATTGTGCAGCAAATTTTGGTAGAAGATGCTATGCACCCTTATCCAAAAAAATTACCTGCAACCCTTGGAGTTTTAGATGCAGCTGTAGAAATGATTCGCGATCGCACCCGGAGTGCTTTAGTAATTGATGCAGCCGAGCAATTAGTTGGTATACTCTCTCTAGAAGATATTAACCGTGCCCTTGCTCTTTGGCAAAGTTACCCGAATTCACTAACTGAAATTCCAGATAATTTATCCAGTCAAACTCTCATAGATATTTGTACTACTGAAATTCTCTATGCATGGCAAGATGAACTATTATCTGAAGCTTTAGATCGTATGAGTCTTCGAGGTTTACATCAATTACCAGTGGTAGCACGAGACAAACCCGATCGCATTTTGGGTTTACTAGAAAAAGAGCAAATTGCCTTAACCTGCAATTTAGCAGTTACGCGCAAGGCACTTCGCCACTATTTACCAGTCTTACCCACTACAGATATAGTTATTAGTCATTAGTGATTGGTCATTGGTCATTAGTCATTGGTTTTCACAAAGGACAAATGACAATTGACTAATGACCATTTATTAAGCTGTGGCTTCTATGGCTTCATCACCTTCCCGATCTTCTGGATCTACCTGTCTCAGACGAATGTGTTTTTTGCCTAAAGTGATGATAAATTCATCTCCTGGTTTCAGATTCATCTGTTTTGTATAAGCTGAACCTATAAGTAAGTTACCATTCGATTGCACACTAATTCTATAGCTAGCACTACGTCCACCACGCCCATTAGCACTTGGTGTACTGTCCAACTGAATTCCTTCAGCATCAATTAGGGCATTTAAGAACTTCATCATATTGACGCGCTCTATACCATTTTTAGTAACGGTATAGTAGCCGCACTTCTTGGCTTTGTCTTCTTTGCTCTCGCTCTCTAGCTCTTTGACTTTTTTGAGCAGTTCTTCACCGAGTAAGGGTTCAATTTTTTTCTGTTTAGGCATCAACTTAGATCAAAAATGGATGTTTGAAGTGTTGGAATCGATTTTATTTTAGCTGAGGTTGAGCTAATAGGAACATAATCCTTTAGTTTTTATCTCAACCTAGCCAAGTATATTACACTCAGATGCACAATTGTTATGCCATTAACAATATTGTCAAGACAATCTATTTTAGAGAATGCTGGCAATGCTGATCGCTATATATATAGTTTGTAAATCACTGCTAAACTATACTTGTTTAAGTTTTCTAAACTAACGCTCAAAAGGTTGTTTATTTGCTGAGGATGATAATTGAGTTACAGAATGATAAGTAAAACTGATCCTTAGTTATTGGTCGTTGGTTATTGGTTATTTACAAAGGACAAATGACAAAGGATAAATAACAAAGCTTGCCAAAATGAAATTAACTACCAGAGGACACTATAGTGTAAAGGCGTTGCTAGATTTGAGTTTACAGCCAAAATATGGGCCTGTATCTGTAAGAGCGATCGCTAAACGTCAAGATATCCCTGCTCCTTATCTCGAAAAACTACTAATAGAAATGCGTCGTGCATCAATAGTTAAATCAATTCGTGGCAGCATCGGCGGATACCAATTGGCAAGAGAGCCTGCACAAATATCTATAGGACAAATTTTAGAAGCAGTTGGCGAGACTAGCCATTTACCTCATCACACCCCAGCACCTACACAAGCTGAAGATTGGGTAACATTTAGCCTTTGGCAAAGACTCAACCAAAAGCTCAAAGAAGCTTTGTACAGTATTACTCTGGCAGACCTTTATTACGATGCTCGTAGCTGGCAAGCTTCACTTGGGGAAGAAGCTAGTTTTGTGGTTTAGTCAAGAGCGGAGCCAGAGACGCTCCGCCTCCGGTCAATAGTTTAAATATTGAATAGGAATTTTAGATTTTTTGGTTGATACCCCACCCGGTAATTCTTGCCACAACGCTTTCGTGAGGGGAACAAATCGAAAATCCTCAATTTCAAATCCGACGCTTCTATCGATGCTCATTCCTCTCTACAAGATGCTGCGCGTAGCTTCCTTCCCCGCAGGAATACGCTACCGCTAACGCTGCACCATCAGAGCCAAGTACTTGGATTTTGTACGGCTACGTTAACGTGGTCAGGGTCAATCTAAAATACAAGTTGCTCTGGAAGCGCACCAAAGGTGCGACCCAAAATCCAAAATCCAAAATTGATTGACCCTTGACTCATGACTTATGACTGATAGCATCTATATCTTAATAATTGCTGCATTTTTAGATTACTTAATTGGCGATCCTTGGGATTGGCCTCATCCAGTACAAATTATGGGGTGGGTAATTTCTCGCCTAAGCAAATTTTTTCTCCAATTGTGTAAAAATCCTCTTACACAACGCCTAGCTGGAATTGTACTAGGGATTATTTTAATAATTGGTAGCGGTCTTGTTGGTTTTTTGATTATTCAAAGTGCCAGATGGGTTCATCCGTGGTTGGGAATTGCAATTGATTCCATTCTTTTAGCTAGTTGTTTTGCTGGTAGAAGTTTGCGAACCGCAGCAGTGGCTGTTTTACAACCTTTAACAGCAGGAGATTTGGAGAAAGCTCGAAAGATTTTAAGTAATTACGTTGGTCGAGATACCCAAAACCTCTCACAAGCAGAAATTTTGCGAGCCGTTTTAGAAACGGTTGCAG contains:
- a CDS encoding AbrB family transcriptional regulator, with the translated sequence MPKQKKIEPLLGEELLKKVKELESESKEDKAKKCGYYTVTKNGIERVNMMKFLNALIDAEGIQLDSTPSANGRGGRSASYRISVQSNGNLLIGSAYTKQMNLKPGDEFIITLGKKHIRLRQVDPEDREGDEAIEATA
- a CDS encoding chloride channel protein — protein: MTLLPPTQLRKVTEQPAFPTPSAHLAHLINRFQPSPETVVLFLAMLIGGGTGMGVVTFHYLIQLIHQLMLENLMGQIGVWGAWTLACVPTLGGLIVGLMRWRTQDFGPGLSSLIAASQGKDIKRPLRPVTKMLAASVSLGSGASLGPEGPSVEIGANFGMLFSVILNVSQERQRLLLGAGAAAGLAAGFNAPIAGVFFALEVVMGATSFATSAVSVVLLAAVVAALIAQIGLGAQPAFDLPAYQVRSPLELPLYLGLGLGASLVSLAYTQLIRLAKACFAGKVRGFAFLGRIPEPIHPIIGGVIIGAVALHFPQILGVGYETVEAMLQDVEFPLSLLVVLLVVKLLMTAISAGSGFIGGLFAPAMFLGASFGSAYAKLLAVAFPTICDQMAAPPAYAMVGMAAVLAASVRAPLTAILMLFELTRDYRIVLPLMAAVGLSVWLVERIKPTFNSNSNLQQIGLSELKDEQAEIVQQILVEDAMHPYPKKLPATLGVLDAAVEMIRDRTRSALVIDAAEQLVGILSLEDINRALALWQSYPNSLTEIPDNLSSQTLIDICTTEILYAWQDELLSEALDRMSLRGLHQLPVVARDKPDRILGLLEKEQIALTCNLAVTRKALRHYLPVLPTTDIVISH
- a CDS encoding Rrf2 family transcriptional regulator encodes the protein MKLTTRGHYSVKALLDLSLQPKYGPVSVRAIAKRQDIPAPYLEKLLIEMRRASIVKSIRGSIGGYQLAREPAQISIGQILEAVGETSHLPHHTPAPTQAEDWVTFSLWQRLNQKLKEALYSITLADLYYDARSWQASLGEEASFVV